The following proteins come from a genomic window of Micromonospora echinofusca:
- a CDS encoding NADH-quinone oxidoreductase subunit D codes for MTDMTTDAGDLRELTVGTGAGGEQLGTDMVLNIGPQHPSTHGVLRLKLVLDGERVVACEPIVGYMHRGAEKLFEVRDYRQIIVLANRHDWLSAFSNELGVVLAVERLMGMEVPERATWLRMALAELNRVLNHLMFLGSYPLEIGAITPMFYAFRERETIQAVMEEVSGGRIHYMFNRVGGLKEEVPSGWTGRARAAIAEVRRRMPDLDDLIRRNDIFLARTVGVGVLSAADAAAFGASGPVARASGLDFDLRRDEPYLAYDQLDVPVVTKTAGDCHARFEVLLDQVYASLDLAEQCMDRVDRLTGPINTRLPKVLKAPEGHTYAWTENPLGINGYYLVSRGEKTPWRLKLRTASYANVQALATLLPGCLVPDLIAILGSMFFVVGDIDK; via the coding sequence ATGACGGACATGACCACGGACGCCGGCGACCTCCGCGAGCTGACCGTCGGCACCGGGGCCGGCGGGGAGCAGCTCGGCACCGACATGGTGCTCAACATCGGGCCGCAGCACCCCTCCACGCACGGCGTGCTCCGGCTGAAGCTGGTGCTCGACGGCGAGCGGGTGGTGGCCTGCGAGCCGATCGTCGGCTACATGCACCGGGGCGCGGAGAAGCTGTTCGAGGTCCGCGACTACCGGCAGATCATCGTGCTGGCCAACCGGCACGACTGGCTCTCGGCGTTCTCCAACGAGCTGGGCGTCGTGCTCGCCGTCGAGCGGCTGATGGGCATGGAGGTGCCGGAGCGGGCCACCTGGCTGCGGATGGCGCTGGCCGAGCTGAACCGGGTGCTCAACCACCTGATGTTCCTCGGCTCCTACCCGCTGGAGATCGGCGCGATCACGCCGATGTTCTACGCGTTCCGCGAGCGGGAGACCATCCAGGCGGTCATGGAGGAGGTCTCCGGCGGCCGCATCCACTACATGTTCAACCGGGTGGGCGGGCTCAAGGAGGAGGTGCCGTCCGGCTGGACGGGCCGGGCCCGGGCCGCCATCGCCGAGGTCCGTCGGCGGATGCCGGACCTGGACGACCTCATCCGGCGCAACGACATCTTCCTGGCCCGCACCGTCGGCGTCGGGGTGCTCTCGGCCGCCGACGCCGCCGCGTTCGGCGCGTCCGGGCCCGTCGCCCGGGCCTCCGGCCTCGATTTCGACCTGCGCCGCGACGAGCCCTACCTGGCCTACGACCAGCTCGACGTGCCGGTGGTGACGAAGACCGCCGGGGACTGCCACGCCCGCTTCGAGGTGCTGCTCGACCAGGTGTACGCCTCGCTCGACCTCGCCGAGCAGTGCATGGACCGGGTGGACCGGCTCACCGGGCCGATCAACACCCGGCTGCCGAAGGTGCTCAAGGCCCCCGAGGGGCACACCTACGCCTGGACGGAGAACCCGCTCGGCATCAACGGCTACTACCTGGTCTCCCGGGGCGAGAAGACGCCGTGGCGGCTCAAGCTGCGCACCGCGTCGTACGCAAACGTGCAGGCGCTGGCCACCCTGCTCCCCGGCTGCCTGGTGCCGGACCTGATCGCCATCCTCGGCTCGATGTTCTTCGTGGTCGGCGACATCGACAAGTGA
- a CDS encoding SAM-dependent methyltransferase codes for MSIRWRDAMQRALYGPGGFFVSGSGPAGHFRTSAHASPAFAAALLRLVEQVDAVLGHPADLRVVDVGAGRGELLRALSAALGVAARPSASSGPSSAGPAPSASVPLAFRVRLTAVEKAPRPVDLPDGIDWLDEIPAGITGLLVATEWLDNVPLDVAVHTAGGWRYLLVDPATGEETVGDPVDPADADWLTRWWPEPGAGADGTGSTGSGFRAEIGRTRDEAWADAVGHVDQGLALAVDYGHLLGGRPVDGTLTGYRGGRQVPPVPDGSRDVTAHVAVDSVASAGARVARCAYDLGPQREALRALGADGGRPPLSLAVGDPAGYVRALAAASAVAELTDPAGLGGHWWLRQPVGVDPARFMAR; via the coding sequence ATGTCGATCCGCTGGCGGGACGCGATGCAACGGGCGCTCTACGGGCCGGGCGGCTTCTTCGTCTCCGGGTCGGGGCCCGCCGGCCACTTCCGCACCAGCGCGCACGCGTCGCCGGCCTTCGCCGCCGCGCTGCTGCGGCTCGTCGAGCAGGTCGACGCCGTCCTCGGCCACCCCGCCGACCTCCGCGTGGTCGACGTGGGCGCCGGGCGGGGCGAGCTGCTGCGCGCGCTCTCTGCCGCGCTGGGGGTTGCCGCCCGGCCCTCGGCCTCGTCCGGCCCGTCGTCCGCCGGTCCCGCGCCCTCCGCGTCGGTTCCGCTCGCCTTCCGGGTACGCCTCACCGCGGTCGAGAAGGCTCCCCGACCGGTCGACCTGCCCGACGGGATCGACTGGCTTGACGAGATCCCCGCCGGGATCACCGGCCTGCTGGTGGCCACCGAGTGGCTGGACAACGTGCCGCTCGACGTGGCGGTGCACACCGCCGGAGGCTGGCGCTACCTGCTGGTCGACCCGGCCACCGGCGAGGAGACCGTCGGTGACCCGGTCGACCCCGCCGACGCGGACTGGCTCACCCGGTGGTGGCCGGAACCGGGTGCCGGCGCGGACGGGACCGGCTCGACCGGGTCGGGGTTCCGGGCAGAGATCGGCCGGACGCGCGACGAGGCATGGGCTGACGCCGTGGGCCACGTCGACCAAGGGCTGGCGCTGGCCGTGGACTACGGGCACCTGCTCGGCGGCCGGCCCGTGGACGGGACGCTGACCGGGTACCGGGGCGGGCGGCAGGTGCCGCCGGTGCCGGACGGGAGCCGCGACGTCACCGCGCACGTCGCCGTCGACTCGGTCGCCTCCGCCGGCGCCCGGGTCGCGCGGTGCGCGTACGACCTGGGGCCGCAGCGGGAGGCGCTGCGGGCGCTCGGGGCCGACGGCGGGCGACCGCCGCTGAGCCTGGCCGTCGGCGACCCGGCCGGGTACGTGCGGGCGCTCGCCGCCGCGTCGGCGGTGGCCGAACTGACCGACCCGGCCGGGTTGGGCGGGCACTGGTGGCTGCGGCAACCGGTCGGCGTCGACCCGGCGCGGTTCATGGCACGATGA
- a CDS encoding Rossmann-like and DUF2520 domain-containing protein: protein MSAPLRPRPAAPHGAAVPPAAIPRFLTVGVVGSGRVGAVLGAALAAAGHRVVAATAGSGASRARAALLLPGVPRRSADAVARAATDLLLLAVPDDALAGVVAALAGSGALRPGQVVAHTSGAHGLAVLAPAAEVGARPLALHPAMTFTGTPDDLARLAGISYGVTAPAELRPLAARLVADLGGVPEWVGEADRPLYHAALAHGANHLVTLVNEAADRLRDAGVTQPEKVLAPLLRAALENALRLGDDALTGPVSRGDAGTVERHLARLAATAPESVAPYLALARRTADRAIAAGRLRPVDAESLLGVLAADRRQVAA from the coding sequence ATGAGCGCACCCCTGCGCCCGCGCCCGGCCGCCCCCCACGGGGCCGCCGTCCCGCCGGCCGCCATCCCCCGCTTCCTCACCGTCGGCGTCGTCGGCTCCGGCCGCGTCGGTGCCGTGCTGGGCGCCGCCCTCGCCGCCGCCGGCCATCGGGTCGTCGCCGCCACGGCCGGCTCCGGCGCCTCCCGGGCCCGGGCGGCGCTGCTGCTTCCCGGCGTGCCCCGCCGGTCCGCCGACGCCGTGGCACGGGCGGCCACCGACCTGCTGCTGCTCGCCGTGCCCGACGACGCGCTCGCCGGGGTGGTCGCCGCGCTTGCCGGCTCCGGCGCGCTGCGCCCCGGCCAGGTGGTCGCGCACACCTCCGGCGCGCACGGGCTGGCCGTGCTCGCCCCCGCCGCCGAGGTGGGGGCCCGTCCGCTGGCCCTGCACCCCGCGATGACCTTCACCGGCACGCCGGACGACCTCGCCCGGCTGGCCGGCATCTCGTACGGGGTGACCGCCCCGGCGGAGCTGCGCCCCCTGGCCGCCCGGCTGGTCGCCGACCTCGGCGGGGTGCCGGAGTGGGTCGGCGAGGCGGACCGGCCGCTCTACCACGCGGCGCTGGCGCACGGCGCCAACCACCTGGTGACCCTGGTCAACGAGGCGGCCGACCGGCTGCGCGACGCCGGGGTGACCCAGCCGGAGAAGGTGCTCGCCCCGCTGCTGCGGGCCGCCCTGGAGAACGCGCTGCGCCTCGGCGACGACGCGCTGACCGGGCCGGTGTCCCGGGGCGACGCCGGCACGGTCGAGCGGCACCTGGCCCGGCTCGCCGCGACCGCTCCCGAGTCGGTCGCGCCCTACCTGGCGCTGGCCCGGCGTACGGCCGACCGGGCCATCGCGGCGGGCCGGCTGCGGCCGGTCGACGCGGAGTCGCTGCTCGGCGTGCTCGCCGCCGACCGACGGCAGGTGGCGGCGTGA
- the panC gene encoding pantoate--beta-alanine ligase, which translates to MTELVHGRAALAAARDGLKGTVGVVMTMGALHSGHETLLRAARERADHVIVTIFVNPLQFGPNEDFDRYPRTLDADLEICRRAGADVVFAPSVTDMYPDGQPRVRVNPGPLGEDLEGQSRPGFFHGVLTVVLKLLQLTRPDLTFFGEKDYQQLTLVRRMARDLDVPVEVVGVPTVREPDGLALSSRNRYLSPAEREAALSLSAALRAGAAAADEGADAGAVLAAAHAAFGAGAPGARLDYLVLTDPDLEPGPVSGPARLLVAAWVGATRLIDNAAIRLAPRS; encoded by the coding sequence GTGACGGAACTGGTGCACGGCCGCGCCGCACTGGCGGCGGCGCGGGACGGGCTGAAGGGCACCGTCGGCGTCGTGATGACCATGGGCGCGCTGCACTCCGGGCACGAGACGCTGCTGCGGGCGGCCCGGGAGCGGGCCGACCACGTGATCGTCACGATCTTCGTCAACCCGCTGCAGTTCGGCCCGAACGAGGACTTCGACCGCTACCCGCGCACCCTCGACGCCGACCTGGAGATCTGCCGGCGGGCGGGTGCGGACGTGGTCTTCGCCCCCTCGGTGACCGACATGTACCCGGACGGGCAGCCCCGGGTGCGGGTCAACCCCGGCCCGCTCGGCGAGGACCTGGAGGGGCAGAGCCGCCCCGGGTTCTTCCACGGGGTGCTCACCGTGGTGCTGAAGCTCCTCCAGCTCACCCGCCCCGACCTGACGTTCTTCGGCGAGAAGGACTACCAGCAGCTGACCCTGGTGCGGCGGATGGCCCGGGACCTCGACGTGCCGGTCGAGGTGGTCGGCGTACCCACCGTGCGGGAGCCGGACGGGCTGGCCCTGTCCAGCCGCAACCGCTACCTCTCCCCGGCCGAGCGGGAGGCCGCGCTGAGCCTGTCGGCGGCGCTGCGGGCCGGGGCCGCGGCGGCCGACGAGGGCGCCGACGCGGGGGCGGTGCTCGCCGCCGCGCACGCGGCCTTCGGTGCCGGTGCGCCCGGCGCGCGCCTCGACTACCTGGTGCTCACCGACCCGGACCTGGAGCCGGGGCCGGTCTCCGGGCCGGCGCGACTGCTCGTCGCCGCCTGGGTGGGGGCCACCCGGCTGATCGACAACGCGGCGATCCGGCTCGCCCCGCGTTCCTGA
- the panD gene encoding aspartate 1-decarboxylase, with translation MLRTMLKSKIHRATVTQADLHYVGSVTVDEDLLDAADLIPGEQVAIVDITNGARLETYVIPGERGSGVIGINGAAAHLVHPGDLVILISYGQMDDAEARSYRPRVVHVDADNRVVELNTDPTTAAPGTAGAPVPNPFAAAV, from the coding sequence ATGCTGCGCACCATGCTCAAGTCGAAGATCCACCGCGCCACGGTGACCCAGGCCGACCTGCACTACGTCGGCTCGGTGACGGTCGACGAGGACCTGCTCGACGCCGCCGACCTGATCCCCGGCGAGCAGGTGGCGATCGTGGACATCACCAACGGGGCGCGGCTGGAGACGTACGTGATCCCGGGCGAGCGGGGCAGCGGCGTGATCGGCATCAACGGTGCCGCCGCCCACCTGGTGCACCCGGGGGACCTGGTGATCCTCATCTCGTACGGGCAGATGGACGACGCCGAGGCCCGGTCGTACCGGCCGCGGGTCGTGCACGTGGACGCCGACAACCGGGTCGTCGAGCTGAACACCGACCCGACCACCGCCGCCCCCGGCACCGCCGGCGCTCCGGTGCCCAACCCCTTCGCCGCCGCCGTCTGA
- a CDS encoding septum formation family protein gives MRRAIALLAAVVTASLLAGCADSGGLDGDLVDDWAAPSAPGPFTPAAGVCQVADFADVVTLAAYAPVDCAAPHRVETVHVGAFPAGRPAPPPGGSAELRGAFADCDARATGHVGADWRAGRLRLAVAVPSGAGWAAGARWYRCDLTEVSTVEAAATVVLRTGSLRDALRRPSTLRLGCQRARADGGSVRTLLPVDCAARHDAEFVGVWRAPDRPYPTRPADWAPLYAGCRSVLGRYVGVPDDADLRFRSGVVVRPPGTGRWRVGDRGVRCYLWLDDRTVTGSLRGAGPAALPVRTR, from the coding sequence ATGCGCCGTGCGATTGCCCTGCTCGCTGCCGTCGTCACGGCATCGCTGCTGGCCGGGTGCGCCGACTCGGGCGGGCTGGACGGTGACCTGGTCGACGACTGGGCGGCCCCGTCCGCCCCCGGGCCCTTCACCCCCGCCGCCGGGGTGTGCCAGGTCGCCGACTTCGCCGACGTGGTGACGCTGGCCGCGTACGCGCCGGTGGACTGCGCCGCGCCGCACCGGGTCGAGACGGTGCACGTCGGCGCCTTCCCGGCCGGGCGGCCCGCCCCGCCGCCGGGCGGCTCGGCCGAGCTGCGGGGCGCCTTCGCCGACTGCGACGCCCGGGCGACCGGTCACGTCGGCGCCGACTGGCGGGCGGGGCGGTTGCGGCTGGCGGTGGCGGTGCCGTCCGGGGCGGGCTGGGCGGCCGGCGCCCGCTGGTACCGGTGCGACCTGACCGAGGTGAGCACCGTCGAGGCCGCCGCCACCGTGGTGCTGCGCACCGGCAGCCTCCGGGACGCCCTGCGGCGGCCGTCCACGCTGCGCCTGGGCTGCCAGCGGGCCCGCGCCGACGGCGGGTCGGTGCGGACGCTGCTCCCCGTCGACTGTGCCGCCCGGCACGACGCCGAGTTCGTCGGGGTGTGGCGGGCGCCCGACCGCCCGTACCCGACCCGCCCCGCCGACTGGGCCCCGCTGTACGCCGGCTGCCGCTCGGTGCTCGGCCGCTACGTGGGGGTGCCCGACGACGCCGACCTGCGCTTCCGCAGCGGCGTGGTGGTCCGCCCGCCGGGGACCGGCCGGTGGCGCGTCGGTGACCGGGGCGTCCGCTGCTACCTCTGGCTCGACGACCGTACGGTGACCGGCTCGCTGCGGGGCGCGGGCCCGGCGGCCCTCCCGGTCCGGACCCGGTAG
- a CDS encoding L-aspartate oxidase, giving the protein MELPTVDLPALPRLLAAPAPGWVETTDVIVVGSGVAGLTAALHLREAGLHVTVVTKVNIDEGSTRWAQGGIAAVLDPHDTPAAHASDTEIAGVGLCDPAAVRVLVEEGPTRLRELMRIGAEFDRNADGSLMLTREGGHRADRIVHAGGDATGAEVQRALHAAVRRDPWIRLVEHALVLDLLRAPGDSPEGLGAACGITLHVLGEGSEDGVGAILARAVVLATGGMGQIYAATTNPAVSTGDGVALAMRAGAAVTDVEFVQFHPTALITPAGAGVEGAGHAQQPLVSEALRGEGAHLVDGDGKRFMLGQHELAELAPRDVVAKGIHRVLLATGADHVFLDARHLGGDFLARRFPTIVASCLAIGVDPATDLIPVAPAAHYASGGVRTDLRGRTSIPGLYACGEVACTGVHGANRLASNSLLEGLVFSRRIAEDIAAGLPEQAQPAPTGAWVGGEGWVVPAEATPELQRAMTRGAGVLRSADTLAGTAAVLGRLGEGRGRPRTADWEATNLITVASTLVAAAYARRETRGCHWREDFPTADERWHGHLVGAVGAQGRLTQAWEGTR; this is encoded by the coding sequence ATGGAGCTTCCGACCGTCGACCTGCCGGCGCTGCCCAGACTGCTGGCCGCCCCCGCGCCCGGCTGGGTGGAGACCACCGACGTGATCGTGGTCGGTTCCGGGGTGGCGGGGCTGACCGCCGCGCTGCACCTGCGCGAGGCGGGGCTGCACGTCACGGTGGTCACCAAGGTCAACATCGACGAGGGTTCGACGCGTTGGGCGCAGGGCGGCATCGCCGCCGTGCTCGACCCGCACGACACCCCGGCCGCGCACGCCTCGGACACCGAGATCGCCGGCGTCGGGCTCTGCGACCCGGCGGCGGTGCGGGTGCTGGTCGAGGAGGGCCCGACCCGGCTGCGCGAGCTGATGCGGATCGGGGCGGAGTTCGACCGCAACGCCGACGGCTCGCTGATGCTCACCCGGGAGGGCGGACACCGGGCCGACCGGATCGTGCACGCCGGCGGCGACGCGACCGGGGCCGAGGTGCAGCGCGCCCTGCACGCCGCCGTACGCCGCGACCCCTGGATCCGGCTGGTCGAGCACGCCCTGGTGCTGGACCTGCTGCGCGCCCCCGGCGACTCCCCGGAAGGGCTCGGCGCGGCGTGCGGCATCACCCTGCACGTGCTCGGCGAGGGCAGCGAGGACGGCGTGGGCGCCATCCTGGCCCGCGCGGTCGTCCTGGCCACCGGCGGGATGGGCCAGATCTACGCGGCCACCACCAACCCGGCCGTGTCGACCGGTGACGGGGTGGCCCTCGCGATGCGGGCCGGCGCGGCGGTGACCGACGTGGAGTTCGTCCAGTTCCACCCGACCGCGCTGATCACCCCGGCCGGTGCCGGCGTTGAGGGCGCCGGGCACGCCCAGCAGCCGCTGGTCTCCGAGGCGTTGCGCGGCGAGGGCGCCCACCTGGTCGACGGCGACGGCAAGCGCTTCATGCTCGGGCAGCACGAGCTGGCCGAGCTGGCGCCCCGGGACGTGGTGGCCAAGGGCATCCACCGGGTCCTGCTGGCCACCGGCGCGGACCACGTCTTCCTCGACGCCCGGCACCTGGGCGGCGACTTCCTGGCCCGGCGGTTCCCGACCATCGTGGCGTCCTGCCTGGCCATCGGCGTCGACCCGGCGACCGACCTGATCCCGGTCGCCCCGGCCGCGCACTACGCCTCCGGCGGCGTCCGCACCGACCTGCGCGGCCGCACGTCCATCCCCGGGCTGTACGCGTGCGGCGAGGTCGCCTGCACCGGTGTGCACGGCGCGAACCGGCTGGCCAGCAACTCGCTGCTGGAGGGGCTCGTGTTCTCCCGGCGGATCGCCGAGGACATCGCGGCCGGGCTGCCCGAGCAGGCCCAGCCGGCGCCGACGGGCGCCTGGGTCGGCGGCGAGGGCTGGGTGGTGCCGGCCGAGGCGACGCCGGAGCTGCAACGGGCGATGACCCGGGGCGCGGGCGTGCTCCGCTCGGCCGACACCCTCGCCGGGACCGCCGCCGTACTGGGCCGGCTCGGCGAGGGCCGGGGGCGGCCCCGGACGGCCGACTGGGAGGCGACGAACCTGATCACCGTGGCGTCGACGCTGGTCGCCGCCGCGTACGCCCGGCGGGAGACCCGGGGCTGCCACTGGCGGGAGGACTTCCCGACGGCCGACGAGCGGTGGCACGGCCACCTGGTCGGCGCCGTCGGGGCGCAGGGCCGGCTGACGCAAGCGTGGGAGGGGACCCGATGA
- the nadC gene encoding carboxylating nicotinate-nucleotide diphosphorylase, whose product MTESTERALRDAGLDPAQVRRVIEGALAEDLGPDLLDVTSVATIPAEQTDTADLVARADGVVAGLAVAAAVFELVGEATGAGRTVEVSVVAHDGARVARGDVLATVAGPTRLLLTAERTALNLLCRMSGVATHTRAWADALAGTKAMVLDTRKTTPGLRALEKYAVRAGGGTNKRMGLHDVAMIKDNHKFAAGGITAAFRRVRETFPEVPVQVEVDTVAEALEAVEAGADFLLLDNMTPEMLTEVVASVGDRAELEATGGLTLDVAARYAATGVDFLSVGALTHSSPILDIAMDLRTG is encoded by the coding sequence ATGACGGAGTCGACGGAACGGGCACTGCGGGACGCGGGCCTGGACCCGGCGCAGGTGCGGCGGGTGATCGAGGGCGCGCTCGCCGAGGACCTGGGGCCGGACCTGCTCGACGTCACCAGCGTCGCCACCATTCCGGCGGAGCAGACCGACACGGCCGACCTGGTGGCCCGCGCCGACGGCGTGGTGGCCGGGCTGGCCGTGGCGGCGGCCGTGTTCGAGCTGGTGGGCGAGGCGACCGGCGCCGGCCGTACGGTCGAGGTGTCGGTGGTGGCCCACGACGGCGCGCGGGTGGCGCGGGGCGACGTGCTGGCCACGGTGGCCGGCCCGACCCGGCTGCTGCTGACCGCCGAGCGGACCGCGCTCAACCTGCTCTGCCGGATGTCCGGGGTGGCCACCCACACCCGGGCCTGGGCGGACGCCCTGGCCGGCACCAAGGCGATGGTGCTCGACACCCGCAAGACCACGCCGGGCCTGCGCGCCCTGGAGAAGTACGCGGTGCGCGCCGGCGGCGGCACGAACAAGCGGATGGGCCTGCACGACGTCGCGATGATCAAGGACAACCACAAGTTCGCGGCGGGCGGCATCACGGCGGCCTTCCGCCGGGTCCGGGAGACCTTCCCGGAGGTGCCGGTGCAGGTCGAGGTCGACACGGTCGCCGAGGCCCTGGAGGCGGTCGAGGCCGGGGCGGACTTCCTCCTGCTGGACAACATGACCCCGGAGATGCTGACCGAGGTGGTGGCGTCGGTGGGGGACCGGGCGGAGCTGGAGGCGACCGGCGGGCTGACCCTCGACGTGGCGGCGCGGTACGCGGCGACCGGCGTCGACTTCCTGTCGGTCGGGGCCCTGACGCACTCCTCGCCGATCCTCGACATCGCCATGGACCTGCGCACCGGGTGA
- a CDS encoding type III pantothenate kinase: MLLCIDIGNTNTVLATFDGDKLVHSWRIKTDARSTADELGLKFRGLLAGDAVEITGVAACSTVPAALRSLRTMLSRYYADLPSVIVEPGVRTGVQLAIDNPKEVGADRVVNTLAAYTLYGGPSIVVDFGTTTNFDVISGRGEFLGGAFAPGIEISFDALAARAAQLRKVEATKPRSVIGKNTVECLQSGLYFGFAGQVDRIVERMIEEIGEVSAVIATGGLASLVINECRTITHHEPMITLIGLRMVYDRNV; this comes from the coding sequence GTGCTGCTCTGCATCGACATCGGAAACACCAACACCGTGCTGGCGACCTTCGACGGCGACAAGCTGGTGCACTCCTGGCGGATCAAGACCGATGCGCGCTCGACGGCCGACGAGCTGGGCCTGAAGTTCCGCGGGCTGCTCGCCGGGGACGCGGTCGAGATCACCGGGGTCGCGGCCTGCTCCACCGTGCCGGCCGCGCTGCGCTCGCTGCGCACCATGCTGTCCCGCTACTACGCGGACCTGCCGAGCGTGATCGTCGAGCCCGGGGTGCGCACCGGGGTGCAGCTCGCCATCGACAACCCGAAGGAGGTGGGCGCCGACCGGGTGGTGAACACCCTGGCCGCCTACACCCTCTACGGCGGGCCGTCGATCGTGGTGGACTTCGGCACCACCACCAACTTCGACGTGATCAGCGGCCGGGGCGAGTTCCTCGGCGGCGCCTTCGCCCCGGGCATCGAGATCAGCTTCGACGCGCTCGCCGCCCGGGCCGCCCAGCTGCGCAAGGTCGAGGCGACGAAGCCCCGCTCGGTGATCGGCAAGAACACCGTCGAGTGCCTCCAGTCCGGCCTCTACTTCGGCTTCGCCGGGCAGGTGGACCGGATCGTCGAGCGGATGATCGAGGAGATCGGCGAGGTGAGCGCCGTGATCGCCACGGGCGGGCTGGCCTCGCTCGTGATCAACGAGTGCCGCACGATCACCCACCACGAGCCGATGATCACCCTGATCGGCCTGCGGATGGTCTACGACCGCAACGTCTGA
- the lysS gene encoding lysine--tRNA ligase: MTEQNPVPVDPADDLPEQMKVRREKRDRMLAEGVEPYPIGFPRTSTLADLRQKYAELPTDTATGDRVSVTGRVIFVRNTGKLCFATLRDGDGTELQAMLSLDRVGADRLNDWKRLVDLGDLVGVTGEVITSRRGELSVLAEQWAVTAKALRPLPVAHKPLSEEARVRQRYVDLIVRPQARQMVRTRAAAVRSLRDSLHGRDFIEVETPMLQLLHGGAAARPFVTHSNALNTDLYLRIAPELFLKRAVVGGVDRVFEINRNFRNEGVDSSHSPEFAMLEAYEAYGDYDTMAELTRNLVQQAAIAVGGSTVVTHADGREFDLGGEWRSVTLFGVLSEALGEEVTVRTERARLVEYADKVGLAVDPKWGPGKLAEELFEELVVPGLTAPTFVRDYPEETSPLTRAHRSEPGLAEKWDLYVLGFELGTAYSELVDPVVQRERLVAQAQLAARGDDEAMRLDEDFLRAMEYGMPPAGGMGMGIDRLLMALTGLGIRETILFPLVRPE; this comes from the coding sequence GTGACCGAGCAGAACCCCGTGCCAGTCGATCCCGCCGACGACCTTCCCGAGCAGATGAAGGTCCGCCGGGAGAAGCGGGACCGGATGCTCGCCGAGGGCGTCGAGCCGTACCCGATCGGTTTCCCCCGGACCAGCACGCTGGCCGACCTCCGGCAGAAGTACGCCGAGCTGCCCACCGACACCGCCACGGGCGACCGGGTCTCGGTCACCGGTCGGGTGATCTTCGTACGCAACACCGGCAAGCTCTGCTTCGCCACGCTTCGCGACGGCGACGGCACCGAGTTGCAGGCCATGCTCTCCCTCGACCGGGTCGGCGCCGACCGGCTGAACGACTGGAAGCGCCTGGTCGACCTCGGTGACCTCGTCGGGGTGACCGGCGAGGTGATCACCAGCCGGCGCGGCGAGCTGTCCGTGCTGGCCGAGCAGTGGGCGGTCACGGCGAAGGCGCTGCGCCCGCTGCCGGTGGCGCACAAGCCGCTGAGCGAGGAGGCGCGGGTCCGGCAGCGCTACGTGGACCTGATCGTCCGGCCGCAGGCCCGCCAGATGGTGCGCACCCGGGCCGCAGCCGTACGCAGCCTGCGCGACTCGCTGCACGGCCGGGACTTCATCGAGGTCGAGACCCCGATGCTCCAGCTGCTGCACGGGGGCGCGGCGGCCCGGCCATTCGTGACCCACAGCAATGCACTGAACACCGACCTGTATCTGCGAATCGCGCCGGAACTGTTTCTCAAGCGGGCCGTCGTCGGCGGCGTCGACCGGGTCTTCGAGATCAACCGCAACTTCCGTAATGAAGGTGTCGACTCTTCGCACTCGCCCGAGTTCGCGATGCTCGAGGCATACGAGGCCTACGGCGACTACGACACCATGGCCGAGCTGACCCGAAATCTCGTGCAGCAGGCGGCGATCGCCGTCGGCGGGTCGACCGTGGTGACGCACGCCGACGGCCGGGAGTTCGATCTGGGCGGCGAGTGGCGCTCGGTGACCCTCTTCGGGGTGCTTTCCGAGGCGCTCGGCGAGGAGGTCACCGTACGCACCGAGCGCGCCCGCCTCGTGGAGTACGCCGACAAGGTGGGTTTGGCGGTCGACCCCAAGTGGGGGCCGGGCAAGCTGGCGGAGGAACTGTTCGAGGAACTTGTGGTGCCGGGCCTGACGGCGCCCACCTTCGTCCGCGACTACCCGGAGGAGACCAGCCCGCTGACCCGGGCGCACCGCAGCGAGCCCGGACTGGCCGAGAAGTGGGACCTCTACGTGCTCGGTTTCGAGCTCGGGACCGCGTACTCCGAGCTGGTGGACCCGGTGGTCCAGCGGGAGCGGCTGGTGGCCCAGGCGCAGCTCGCCGCCCGCGGCGACGACGAGGCCATGCGGCTGGACGAGGACTTTCTCCGGGCGATGGAGTACGGAATGCCGCCGGCCGGGGGTATGGGAATGGGAATCGACCGGCTGTTGATGGCCCTCACGGGCCTGGGAATTCGGGAAACCATCCTCTTCCCCCTGGTTCGCCCGGAGTAG
- a CDS encoding histone-like nucleoid-structuring protein Lsr2 — MAKQIIHKLVDDLDGGDADETVKFALDGVQYEIDLSSSNAEKLRDVFAPYIAHGSKVGRGGVVVGGRAARGRGGATADREQNKAIRAWAKKAGKDISDRGRIPQEIVDEYHAKAGH, encoded by the coding sequence GTGGCCAAGCAGATCATTCATAAGCTGGTCGATGACCTGGACGGCGGGGACGCTGACGAGACGGTCAAGTTCGCGCTCGACGGCGTTCAGTACGAGATCGACCTGTCTAGCTCGAACGCCGAGAAATTGCGCGACGTATTCGCCCCGTACATCGCCCACGGCAGCAAGGTGGGCAGGGGCGGCGTCGTCGTCGGAGGCCGGGCCGCGCGCGGTCGAGGTGGTGCCACCGCCGACCGGGAGCAGAACAAGGCGATCCGCGCCTGGGCCAAGAAGGCCGGCAAGGACATCTCCGACCGGGGTCGGATCCCCCAGGAGATCGTCGACGAGTACCACGCGAAGGCCGGTCACTGA